A window of the Brassica napus cultivar Da-Ae chromosome C5, Da-Ae, whole genome shotgun sequence genome harbors these coding sequences:
- the LOC125587709 gene encoding uncharacterized protein LOC125587709 has protein sequence MVLIPSNRSHFLFPSLILSLLIILTIEKPDPEAMRVHPIPRNLNNNNTLIHHHRRNPTREPGKNLRRLPHIFNRVLELPLRSEANVSVEEKHDCFRFVAETEGLCDGGEMRAYVVDIHPGITKIVVRTNGLSLGLSLDELELDMWRFRLPETTRPELVTVVCVGGVLIVTVPKMVPEEEDGGFGQGMGSGRLVLVQ, from the coding sequence ATGGTTTTGATTCCTTCGAATCGATCACACTTTCTATTCCCGAGTCTGATCCTATCGCTTCTCATCATTCTAACAATCGAGAAACCCGACCCGGAAGCCATGAGAGTCCACCCAATCCCCAGAAAccttaacaacaacaacaccttGATCCACCACCATCGTCGTAACCCGACCCGAGAACCCGGAAAGAATCTGCGTCGTTTACCGCACATCTTCAACCGCGTTCTTGAGCTTCCGTTAAGGTCCGAAGCAAATGTTTCCGTGGAGGAGAAACACGATTGTTTCAGATTCGTGGCGGAGACAGAGGGTCTCTGCGACGGCGGAGAGATGAGGGCTTACGTGGTGGATATTCATCCCGGTATAACCAAGATCGTTGTGAGGACAAATGGGTTGTCTTTGGGGTTGTCGTTGGACGAGTTGGAGCTCGACATGTGGCGTTTTAGGCTTCCGGAGACGACAAGGCCTGAGCTTGTTACGGTGGTTTGTGTTGGTGGGGTTTTGATTGTTACGGTGCCGAAGATGGTTCCAGAGGAGGAAGATGGTGGTTTTGGACAAGGTATGGGAAGTGGGAGGCTTGTTCTTGTTCAGTAA